The Xenopus tropicalis strain Nigerian chromosome 1, UCB_Xtro_10.0, whole genome shotgun sequence DNA segment gtatgGGACAATTAATACACAACACAGTGGCCTGACTATATTATACATTGATAAGAGACATTGAGGTCGGAGCAGTAATTAGACAGGCAGAGAGCTGACATGGAGGGAATGGACAGAAACGAGGATGCTCGTTGGGATGGGTCTCGTACTGACCAATCAGTGACTTCCAGGACAGTTGCTTCCTGGTCCTGGTTTGGAAATTTGGTTTGAATGTGAATTCCACCAGAATCCCATGATTATTGGGGCACTAGGGGGCGCTGTTTTATTGGAGGCTTTGGAATGGGTTTCCTCATTATCACTCATGGTAGGAATCAATATTAATACCAGTAGGCTCCAATTGGATCCTCTCACAGCACCAGTCTCTTCTCCCACAGGTACCTCCTCTGGTGGTGCAGGAAGACCTACATGGACAGGAAGGCCCCGTTTATCGACATGCTCAACTCCATCCCGCTGCGGCAGATTTATGGTATGTCCATGCATTTCTGCTTGGGGGCTGCAGGGCAATGTGATGGACCTGGAACTATGTCTGCACATTCTGAAGCCCAAATGGGCCTTGTGTTGGGAAGCTGGCATCACAAAAATGGTACCATCAAACAATGTCACCTGGCGTAGCCTTCGTGTCTGCTCCAtggagtttccctgtttgccttgTGTATCTCACTGGGGGTagtttatcaacactgggaaaatttgcccatgggcagtaacccatggcaaccatttaaattgttgcattcattgttccacctgcagctggctaaagaATGCCAAtcatttattggttgctatgggtaactgcccacaggcaaatttgcctagtgttgataaatgagccccattgtgccAGTTGGTAGATATcctatagggcaggggtccccaacctttcttactcgggagccacagtcaaatgtaaaaaagacttgaggaacaacacaagcaccataaaagttcatggaggagccaaacaagggctgtgattggctattaggggcctctatgcaccctatcagcttggggttggggaggaacatccaaggggttggggaggaacatgttgccccgagtcactggttgggggtcactgcgcCACTGATTGGGGGTCActgcgccactggttggggatcactgcgctactggttggggatcactgcgccACTggttggttgggggtcactgcgccactggttggttggggatcactgcgccACTGTTGGATTCACTGCGCCACtggttggttggggatcactgcgccactggttggggatcactgcgccACTGGTTGTTGGGTCCACTGTGCCACtggttggttggggatcactgcgccactggttggttggggatcactgcgccACTGGTTGGTTGGGGTCACTGCGCCACTGGTTGGTTGCGGGTCActgcgccactggttgggggtcactgcgcCACTGATTGGTTTGGGTCACTGCGCCACTggttggttgggggtcactgcgccactggttgggggtcaccagggtcggactgggccgccgggacaccgggaaaaattccggtgggccccagcggcccagtccgacctttgccggcgctccccctaactgattgttcctccccgacgcgttcaatttatacgcgctcggggaggacgtcaggcaggagccctgcggggggttagggggcccctgggggtaggggacgcggctggggcactcAGGCCCCTCGGGGGGGAACCCCGGTGGCCTGCACCCCCAGTCATTGGCATGGCTGTCACTGGTAGTTACCGACACGTATCTCCCCTGGTGATCAGGATACAGTCTGCAGTGCCGCTCTGACTGCAGATCTTGCTAGTAGTGACATAAACCCCATTGCCACTGTAGATAGACTCTGGTGGCTAAGTCATGGCAACTGGTGCGACGAACAGCCATTGGTCCACTGCTTCCAAGTGTAGACTATCTCCAGCTGCCTGCAAAGCAGTCCACTTAGTCAAGTAAGTAGTATGCACTGAGCAGAAGGCAGGCAAGGGGACTGTCGATGCCAGGGCACTGTGTACAGCAGCAGCCTCACGTAGCCATCAGTCCCCATCACACATGCACCTAAGTGCTCACCTCTGTACGCATAGGCTGGTACTGGCCAAGCAGGCCTTTATAAGGGGATTGCCACGAACACCAAAAGACATGCAATTCTGGACACATAGATCACTGAGCAAGGGCAAAATTATGCGCAAGATTTACGCTAAGCATACTTATTGCCCCAAGCAATGCCAcacaatttattcctcattctcactgggtgtgAAGGAAAAAAGATGGAAATGTGTGGGGTTTTTTAGTGCTTGGTGCCCATCAGTTAGTGCTTGTTGCTGGCACATTCCCTGGCACTGCCAGATGGGTATAATGGGTGTATGTGGTGGTGTCTTATTATGCCCCTTGTGGCACAGAGGGAAGGAGTACTCTATGTAAATgccaggggcagtgccaggggtaagACAGTTGAAATGGGGGTGTGTTGGTTGGCCATATGACATGTTATATCCCACCCATAGGACTCCTCCTTGCCCCTGGCTGTCCTGGTCTGGGACATTGAGAATGGCGGCGACGAGGAGATGGAGGTGACCATCATGTTCACCCTTAGAAACGGCAGTGGGACGCGCAGTGACCGGGCCGGAAATCACTGGAATGAGCCCTTCCAGCTGCAGAAGGATGGGGAGTCCGTAAGAGGAATGCTCTTGCACCACTGCACTGCCACCAACCCCTACACCATGGGGGTCGCTGTGAGAGAAAGGGTACGGGGTTCCCTGTGGGCACTGCCGGTACTAGGCCCATACTCTCCCCGGAACTGTCTGggcccataataataatataataacccCTACACCTTGGGGGTCGCTGTGAGAGAAAGGGTACGGGGTTCCCTGTGGGCACTGCCGACTAGGCCCATACTCTCCCCGGCACTGTCTGGGcccataataataaatataatacccCTACACCTTGGGGGCGCTGTGAGAGAAAGGGTACGGGTTCCCTGTGGGCACTGCCAGTACTAGGCCCATACTCTCCCCGGAACTGTCTGggcccataataataatataataacccCTACACCTTGGGGGTCGCTGTGAGAGAAAGGGTACGGGGTTCCCTGTGGGCACTGCCGGTACTAGGCCCATACTCTCCCCGGCACTGTCTGggcccataataataataacccctaCACCTTGGGGGTCGCTGTGAGAGAAAGGGTACGGGGTTCCCTGTGGGCACTGCCGGTACTAGGCCCATACTCTCCCCGGCACTGTCTGggcccataataataataataacccctaCACCTTGGGAGGTCGCTGTGAGAGAAAGGGTACGGCGGTTCCCTGTGGGCACTGCCCGGGTACTAGGCCCATACTCTCCCGGTACTGTCTGggcccataataataataataacccctaCACCTTGGGGGTCCGCTGTGAGAGAAAGGGTACGGGATTCCCTGTGGGCACTGCCGGTACTAGGCCCATACTCTCCCCGGCACTGTCTgggccaaataataataataacccctaCACCTTGGGGGGCGCTGTGAGAGAAAGGGTACGGGGTTCCCTGTGGGCACTGCCAGTACTAGGCCCATACTCTCCCCGGCACTGTCTGggcccataataataataataacccctaCACCTTGGGGGGCGCTGTGAGAGAAAGGGTACGGGGTTCCCTGTGGGCACTGCCTGTACTAGGCCCATACTCTCCCCGGCACTGTCTGGGcccataataatataataacccCTACACCTTGGGGGTCGCTGTGAGAGAAAGGGTACGGGGTTCCCTGTGGGCACTGCCAGTACTGTCTGGGcccataataatataataataacccCTATACCCCTAACTGTTGCCTTTTATTTGCGCTCACAGCCGGGGGTCTGTGTTTCACACTGTACCCAATTTGACCCAACTGGACTGGGGCAGGAGGTGTGGAAAGACCTGTTAGAGGACGGACGGCTGAACTCGGCACCAGGTGAGACTGAAGGAATGTCTAGCTAATTATTAGGGTGCTCACTGGGGGGGTCAGTATTGCACCCCTCGCCTCTGTATTACTTCCCACTGGCCTTACTTACAGGACctatcccctgtaccccctgtatcctctgtacccctgtatcccctgtacccctgtatcctctgtacccctgtatccccGTACCCTCTTACCAGTGCTGTCCCTCACCAATATTATAGGTCCCAGCCCCCCAACGGCCAAGGGAAAAAAGACAGCTGCAGCAGTGGCCGCGGGGTGCTCCTTGCCCCCCAGGAGCCGAGAGACGCTGGAGTTTCTGGGGCTTGAGCTGGGACATGCCCAACATTCGCTTTGGGGCAGGACAGAGAGAGCACCACCGGTAGGTCATTTCCTATTAACCGCCACTGGGGGGGAGAAGGGGGCCTGTTGCCCCAGgtctgatatgagcggctcctacatgaactttccagcaggggaatgactggttattatagagtcacatcggctgtttgtatctatttactgactgatatgagcggctcctacatgaactttccagcaggggaatgaccggttattatagagtcacatcggctgttttgattgggatctatttactgactgatatgagcggctcctacatgaactttccagcaggggaatgactggttattatagagtcacatcggctgtttgtatgggatctatttactgactgatatgagcggctcctacatgaactttccagcaggggaatgactggttattatagagtcacatcggctgtttgtattgggatctatttactgactgatatgagcggctcctacatgaactttccagcaggggaattacattacattaacatttatttataaagcgccaacatattccgcagcgctgtacaataagcgggttacatacattggacatacagagtaacatataaagcaatccataaccgatacaagaggtgaagagggccctgcccaaaagagcttacaatctacaagaatgaccggttattatagagtcacatcagctgtttgtattgggatctatttactgactgatatgagcggctcctacatgaactttccagcaggggaatgactggttattatagagtcacatcagctgttatgctattgggatctatttactgaatgatatgagtggctcctacatgaactttccagcagggaatgactggttattatagagtcacatcagctgtttgtattgggatctatttactgactgatatgagcggctcctacatgaactttccagcaggggaatactggttattatagagtcacatcagctgtttgtattgggatctatttactgactgatatgagcggctcctacatgaactttccagcagggggaatgactggttattatagagtcacatcagctgtttgtattgggatctatttactgaatgatatgagcggctcctacatgaactttccagcaggggaatgactggttattatagagtcacatcggctgtttgtattgggatctattttaCTGacatgatatgagcggctcctacattgaactttccagcagggggaCAATGgacggttattatagagtcacatcggctgtttgtattgggatctatttactgactgatatgagcggctcctacatgaactttccagcagggaatgactggttattatagagtcacatcagctgtttgtattgggatctatttactgactgatatgaagcggctcctacatgaacttccagcaggggaatgactggttattatagagtcacatcagctggttgtattgggatctatttactgactgatatgagcggctcctacatgaactttccagcaggggaatgactggttattatagagtcacatcagctgttgtattgggatctatttactgactgatatgagcgggctcctacatgaactttccagcaggggaatgaccggttattatagagtcacatcagctgtttggtATGggtctatttactgaatgatattgAGCGGCtgcctacatgaactttccagcaggggaatgacggttattatagagtcacatcagctgtttgttggatctatttactgactgatatgagcggctcctacatgaactttcgcagcaggggaatgactggttattatagagtcacatcagctgtttgtttgggatctatttactgaatgatatgagcggctcctacatgaactttccagcaggggaatgacggttattatagagtcacatcagctgtttgtattgggatctatttactgactgatatgagcggctcctacatgaactttccagcaggggaatgactggttattatagagtcacatcagctgtttgtattctTATTATACTGAagtgatatgagcggctcctacatgaactttcagcagggggaatgaccggttattatagagtcacatcagctgtttgtattgggatctatttactgactgatatgagcggctccgtacatgaactttccagcaggggaatggactggttattatagagtcacatcggctgtttgtattgggatctatttactgactgatatgagcggctcctacatggaactttccagcagggaatgGACTGGTtatatagagtcacatcagctgtttgtattgggatctattactgactgatatgacggctcctacatgaactttccagcaggggaatggactggttattatagagtcacatcagctgtttgtattgggaatctatttactgaatgatatgagcggctcctacatgaactttccagcaggggaatgactggttattatagagtcacatcagctgtttgtatctatttactgaatgatatgagcggctcctacatggaactttccagcaggggaatgactggttattatagagtcacatcggctgtttgtattgggatctatttactgaatgatatgagcggctcctacatgaactttccagcaggggaatgactggttattatagagtcacatcggctgtttgtattgggatctatttactgaatgatatgagcggctcctacatgaactttccagcaggggaatgactggttattatagagtcacatcagctgtttgtatctatttactgaatgatatgagcatcTCAAATTAAGAAAATGGTGTGGTTTCACTTTACCTTTCCACTAAAGCATTAACTCTTTATATCCAGGCGTTACACACGGTTTTTCGGTTGCCAAGGTGATGCTGCTCCAGCTCTTTGCCATTATGGACTAACGCACTTTGTTGGGTGGGAGCAGAAAATAGAGGCCTGGCAAGAACCCATCCTGCAAAATGGGTAAGAACAAGCACATCTGGGAAATGACTAGAGAATTGATGGGGGGGGCTCTTATATTTAGACTGTTTGGGAGGAGGGGCCACTAATGAtcagactgtggggggggggggggggggttgggtaaAAGGACAGAAGTCCTGCCTGATTGGTTCTGTTCCTTACTCAGCCaggtttatttaccctttatccGTTCTCACAGAGACCTCCCAGCTTGGTACAAATCTGCCCTCTTTAATGAGCTCTATTTCATGGCGGACGGAGGGACCGTGTGGGTGGAGGTCTCGGCTGCTGATGACGATGATAATCTGATGAGAAGAGGCTGTAAGGACCTGCCTGGCATGAAGGACGTCCTGCAGGAATACGGGCGCTTTGCTTACCTTGAAGGTGCCCACCTTGAGACTGGCATCTCTGCCCCCAGCTCTTCCCTGCACTCTCTTTCCTGCCAACATCTTCCTGTGCACCCCACACTCTCCTGCTGTCTCTCTAAGTACTGCTGCTGCCTGCCATTGTATCTCTGCGCTCTCTCTTGCTGTGTCCTCAAACTTTCTCCAAATGTTTCTGTGCACTCTCCTGCTGTCCCTGTGCACTCTCCTGCTGTCCCTGTGCACTCTCCTGCTGTCCCTGTGCACTCTCCTGCTGTCCCTGTGCACTCTCCTGCTGTCCCTGTGCACTCTCCTGCTGTCCCTGTGCTCTCTCCTGCTGTCTCTGTACATTCTCCTGCTGTCTCTGTGCACTCTCCTGCTGTCTGTACATTCTCCTGTGGTCTCTATGCACTCTCATGCTGTCTCTATGCACTCTCATGCTGTCTCTATGCGCTCTCGTGTGCTGTTCTTATTCCTCACTGTTTTTTTTGCGTGCGCTTCCAGCCTGATACTTTCCACAGATTGTCTCATGGTTTCTGGCATTTTCTGATTTGTTCTCTCTCCTTCCCACCCTCACTGGCGCCCCCTCTGGCTGCAGGGCAGGAGTACCGCATGTACAACACATATGATGTGCACTTCTACGCCTCCTTCGCTCTCATCATGCTGTGGCCCCAACTGGAAATCAGTCTTCAATATGATATGGGTGAgtgtggtatatatgtgtgtgtgagtgtgtcagggaggcctgtgtgtgtgtcagggaggcctgtgtgtgtgagtgtgtcaggcaggcctgtgtgtgtgagtgtgtcagggaggcctgtgtgtgtgtcagggaggcctgtgtgtgtgagtgtgtcaggcaggcctgtgtgtgtgagtgtgtcagggaggcctgtgttgtgtcagggaggcctgtggtgtgtcagggaggcctgtgtgtgtgagtgtgtcagggaggcctgtgtgtgtgtcaggagGCCTGTGTCCTGTGTGAGTGGTGTCAGGGAGGCCTGTGTGTTTGACATGAGTGTCAGggaggcctgtgtgtgtgtgagtgtgtcagggatgcctgtgtgtgtgagtgtgtcaggGAGGCCTGTGTGTTTGACATGAGTGTCAGggatgcctgtgtgtgtgagtgtgtcagggaggcctgtgtgtttgacatgagtgtcagggaggcctgtgtgtgtgtgagtgtgtcagggatgcctgtgtgtgtgagtgtgtcaggGAGGCCTGTGTGTTTGACATGAGTGTCAGggatgcctgtgtgtgtgagtatgtcaGGGAGGCCTGTGTGTTTGACATGAGTGTCAGggatgcctgtgtgtgtgagtgtgtcagggaggcctgtgtgtttgacatgagtgtcagggaggcctgtgtgtgtgacagagtGTCAGGGAGGCCTGTGTGTGTGACATGAGAGTGTCAGGATAGGTAAATGGAGTGTTGCTGGGTATGTAATTGTGTGTGACTGATTCAGACTGTGGGTGTGTAATATACGATTGTGCCTGGGGTTGAGTTGTGCATCTGGGCTGTGGCGTGGGTAACACGAGTGTGCGCAGCGTGACTGTCACATTATACACAGCAGTTTATCTCACTCTCTCCTCTGCCTTCCCAGCTGCCTCGGTGCTGCAGGAGGACCCTGAGCTGCGGAAATATCTCATGAGCGGAACTGTAGCTCCTGTAAAGTCACGGAGTGTTGTTCCACATGATGTTGGGGATCCAGGTATTTGCACCTCCCTCTCTGCAGGGAGgtaccaggggtacccagggcacaaataagcactcaccccaaatcccccccctaactggccttcaggctgggcccccttagcccataacaaggttacagaaatatagaaacattggggtaacagtcaccccgctatagttccaggggtacccagggcacaaataagcactcaccccaaatccccccctaactggccttcaggctgggcccccttagcccataacaaggttacagatatatagaaatattggggtaacagtcaccccgctatagttccaggggtacccagggcacaaataagcactcaccccaaatccccccctaactggccttcaggctgggcccccttagcccataacaaggttacagatatatagaaacattggggtaacaatcaccccgctatagttccaggggtacccagggcacaaataagcactcaccccaaatctccccctatctCTCCCATGTCAGATGATGAGCCCTGGCAGAAGCTTAACGCCTATCTGATCCATGACACGGCCAACTGGAAGGACTTAAATCTCAAATTTGTGCTCCAAGTGTATCGGGACTATCACATTACTAAGGACACTACCTACCTGAGGGACATGTGGTCTGTGTGCCAGGTATGGGTCACATGACTAGAAGCCGCCTCCTTCCTGATGTCACAGCAGTACCGCTTCTTAGTATTATTACTCCCCACTTTCCCACTCTCTCTCGCTGTTATTTGTTGTAGCGCCCCCTATCTTGGAGGTACAGAGTTATTACCCTCCCTGAGCACTTTACTCTGTAGGATGTAATGGGTGGTAGCTCCCCCTAGCTGAGAGGTTCATGAAGGTTGTTATGGGCAGTAGCGCCCACCAGCCCCATAGAGGTACAGTATTATTACAGTGGCCCCTTAGTGGTACAGTATTATTACAGTGGCCCCTTAGTGGTACAGTATTATTACAGTGGCCCCTTAgtggtacattattattattacagtggccccttagtggtactgtattattacagtGGCCCCTTAGTGGTACAGTATTACAGTGGCCCCTTAGTGGTACAGTATTATTACAGTGGCCCCTTAGTGGTACAGTATTATTACAGTGGCCCCTTAGTGGTACAGTATTATTACAGTGGCCCCTTAGTGGTACAGTATTACAGTGGCCCCTTAGTGGTACAGTATTGTTACAGTGGCCCCTTAGTGCGTACAGTATTATTACAGTGCCCCTTAGTGGTACAGTATTACAGTGGCGCCCTTAGTATTATTACAGTGGCCCTAGTGGTACAGTATTATTACAGTGGCCCCTTAGTGGTACAGTATTATTACAGTGGCCCCTTAGTGGTACAGTATTACAGTGGCCCTTAGTGGTACAGTATTATTACAGTGGCCCCTTAGTGGTACAGTATTATTACAGTTGGCCCTTAGTGGTACAGTATTACAGTGGCCCCTTAGTGGTACAGTATTGTTACAGTGGCCCCTTAGTGGTACAGTATTACAGTGGCCCCTTAGTGGTAATGTATTATTACAGTGGCCCCTTAGTGGTACAGTATTACAGTGGCCCCTTAGTGGTACAGTATTACAGTGGCCCCTTAGTGGTACAGTATTATTACAGTGGCCCCTTAGTGGTACAGTATTATTACAGTGGCCCCTTAGTggtacattttattattacagtggccccttagtggtactgtattattacagtGGCCCCTTAGTGGTACAGTATTACAGTGGCCCCTTAGTGGTACAGTATTATTACAGTTTACGTGGCCCCTTAGTGGTACAGTATTATTACAGTGGCCCCTTAGTGGTACAGTATTATTACAGTGGCCCCTTAGTGGTACAGTATTATTACAGTGGCCCCTTAGTGGTACAGTATTACAGTGGCCCCTTAGTGGTACAGTATTGTTACAGTGGCCCCTTAGTGGTACAGTATTACAGTGGCCCCTTAGTGGTAATGTATTATTACAGTGGCCCCTTAGTGGTACAGTATTACAGTGGCCCCTTAGTGGTACAGTATTACAGTGGCCCCTTAGTGGTTCAGTATTATTACAGTGGCCCCTTAGTGGTTCAGTATTATTACAGTGGCCCCTCTCTTGCCCTGCAGACTGTAATGGAGACATCGCTGAAGTTTGATGAAGATGGCGATGGGCTGATTGAGAATTCCGGCTTTGCTGATCAGACCTATGATGATTGGGTGATGACGGGCCCCAGGTGAGCAAAGAGTTAATGAATCCCCCCCCATGGGGAATATAAAGGATATGGGATATAGGCAAGCCAATGGGCCGCCCAGGGTTCCTGactctctctctgtaccccagttcATACTGCGGGGGGCTGTGGTTGGCGGCTGTGTGTATGATGTGCAAGATGGCGGAGGTACTGGGGGACGGCGCCGCGCAGGAGAAGTTCACTGACATCCTACACAGGGGCAAGGCGGCATTTGAGAAGCTTCTGTGGAATGGTAAGTACTTGGCACTGACTGGCGGCTGTAAGTGTCAGATTTACATGATCCGTAAGAACTTAACAGCTAACAGTCCATTGGCTCTGTTGTGCCACATGACTCCTAGGTCTAAACTTAGAGAAAAGGATCTAGTGTGTGCTCCTTTCCTGGGTGCCCCGGCAGCGGGCAGTTAGTCTGGGCAAATGCCACTCAATGTCTGTGGTGTATATAAAGCATCGTAAGCTTTGTGCTgtatattacatacatacatagctacatacatatatacatacctacatacatatatacatacctacatacatatataata contains these protein-coding regions:
- the gba2 gene encoding LOW QUALITY PROTEIN: non-lysosomal glucosylceramidase (The sequence of the model RefSeq protein was modified relative to this genomic sequence to represent the inferred CDS: deleted 1 base in 1 codon) — encoded protein: MEGTAKLMEGYLGKAEGHGVPAHGWRICLAHEFEEKRKPFQLANVSPCQMITHLPMGIRYLLWWCRKTYMDRKAPFIDMLNSIPLRQIYGMSMHFCLGAAGQCDGPGTMSAHSEAQMGLVLGSWHHKNGTIKQCHLDSSLPLAVLVWDIENGGDEEMEVTIMFTLRNGSGTRSDRAGNHWNEPFQLQKDGESVRGMLLHHCTATNPYTMGVAVRERPGVCVSHCTQFDPTGLGQEVWKDLLEDGRLNSAPGPSPPTAKGKKTAAAVAAGCSLPPRSRETLEFWGLSWDMPNIRFGAGQREHHRRYTRFFGCQGDAAPALCHYGLTHFVGWEQKIEAWQEPILQNGDLPAWYKSALFNELYFMADGGTVWVEVSAADDDDNLMRRGCKDLPGMKDVLQEYGRFAYLEGQEYRMYNTYDVHFYASFALIMLWPQLEISLQYDMAASVLQEDPELRKYLMSGTVAPVKSRSVVPHDVGDPDDEPWQKLNAYLIHDTANWKDLNLKFVLQVYRDYHITKDTTYLRDMWSVCQTVMETSLKFDEDGDGLIENSGFADQTYDDWVMTGPSSYCGGLWLAAVCMMCKMAEVLGDGAAQEKFTDILHRGKAAFEKLLWNGKYYNFDCGDQPYSNSVMVDQCAGNWFLRACGLGAGESEVFPKDHVVSALRTIFELNVKQFADGQMGAVNGMRPDGTTDTSSVQSDEVWIGVVYGLAATMIHEGLVQEGFATAEGCYRTVWERLGMSFQTPEAYCEKQVFRSLAYMRPLSIWAMQLALGNLQSAPEQSNCPKGK